From the bacterium genome, one window contains:
- a CDS encoding DMT family transporter, with product MSDQHRATAFALAAVLMWSTVATAFKLTLEHIGPAQLLAYAALVSLAVLAGLITVQGKWTLLGGASRGQLTRAAALGLLNPLLYYLVLFAAYDRLPAQVAQPLNYTWALTLTWLSVPLLGHKLGLRDLTAGLVCYGGVVIIATGGDVTALRFDDTPGVALALGSTVLWALYWLGNARSRLDPVVGLFANFAAGTPLVFLYALLFADLRADLPGLLGAVYVGAVEMGFTFVLWLTALRLTASTARIANLIFLSPFVSLLFIQFVLGEPVRRATPLGLVLIVGGLVWQRMGRRRTSRA from the coding sequence ATGAGCGACCAGCACAGGGCGACCGCGTTCGCGCTGGCGGCCGTGCTGATGTGGTCGACGGTGGCGACCGCCTTCAAGCTGACCCTCGAACATATCGGACCCGCGCAACTGCTCGCCTATGCCGCTCTGGTGTCGCTGGCGGTGCTGGCGGGCCTGATCACCGTCCAGGGCAAGTGGACACTGCTGGGCGGCGCCTCCCGCGGGCAACTGACGCGCGCGGCGGCCCTCGGCCTGCTCAACCCCCTGCTCTACTACCTGGTGCTCTTCGCCGCCTACGACCGCCTGCCCGCCCAGGTGGCCCAGCCGCTCAACTACACCTGGGCGCTGACGCTGACCTGGCTGTCGGTCCCGCTGCTCGGCCACAAGCTGGGCCTGCGCGACCTGACGGCGGGCCTGGTCTGCTACGGCGGCGTGGTGATCATCGCCACCGGCGGCGACGTGACCGCCCTGCGCTTCGACGACACGCCCGGCGTCGCGCTGGCCCTGGGCAGCACGGTGCTGTGGGCCCTGTACTGGCTGGGCAACGCGCGCTCGCGGCTGGACCCGGTGGTCGGTCTCTTCGCGAACTTCGCCGCCGGCACGCCGCTGGTCTTCCTGTACGCGCTGCTCTTCGCCGATCTGCGGGCCGACCTCCCCGGTCTGCTGGGCGCCGTCTACGTGGGCGCGGTGGAGATGGGCTTCACCTTCGTGCTGTGGCTGACGGCGCTGCGGCTGACCGCCTCGACCGCCCGCATCGCCAACCTGATCTTCCTGTCGCCGTTCGTGTCGCTGCTGTTCATCCAGTTCGTGCTCGGCGAGCCGGTACGGAGAGCTACGCCGCTGGGACTGGTGCTGATCGTGGGTGGGCTCGTCTGGCAGCGGATGGGGCGGAGGAGGACATCGCGCGCCTGA
- a CDS encoding class I SAM-dependent methyltransferase gives MAIMTRDALDAIQTLVNTHLRCLGRPAEVLEAGCGRFKHFDYPVDAVITGLDISREQLDLNDHVQERCLGDVQTWRTERQWDATVSMYVLEHLDDPARTVRNMLDWTRPGGLVVLGVPNLWSLRGLITKLTPFWFHKLVYRLVYRRTIPPFPTTLKLDAAPASLRELLAGCDLLHEGWAQERIRMPFALVYEGVIWIGKILSLGRWRPEDMNYYVVARKPGEA, from the coding sequence TTGGCGATCATGACCCGCGACGCGCTCGACGCGATCCAGACCCTCGTGAACACCCACCTGCGCTGCCTCGGCCGTCCCGCCGAGGTGCTGGAAGCCGGCTGCGGGCGCTTCAAGCATTTCGACTATCCCGTCGACGCCGTGATCACGGGCCTGGACATCTCCCGCGAACAGCTCGATCTCAACGATCACGTGCAGGAGCGCTGCCTGGGCGACGTGCAGACCTGGCGGACCGAGCGTCAGTGGGACGCGACGGTCAGCATGTACGTCCTGGAGCACCTGGACGATCCGGCGCGCACGGTGCGCAACATGCTCGACTGGACCCGTCCCGGCGGCCTGGTGGTGCTCGGCGTGCCGAACCTTTGGTCGCTGCGCGGCCTGATCACCAAGCTGACGCCCTTCTGGTTCCACAAGCTGGTCTACAGGCTTGTCTACCGGCGCACCATTCCGCCCTTCCCCACCACGCTCAAGCTCGACGCCGCGCCCGCCAGCCTGCGCGAACTGCTCGCCGGTTGCGACCTGCTGCACGAGGGCTGGGCCCAGGAGCGCATCCGCATGCCCTTCGCGCTGGTCTACGAGGGGGTGATCTGGATCGGCAAGATCCTGTCGCTGGGGCGCTGGCGCCCCGAGGACATGAACTACTACGTGGTGGCGCGCAAGCCAGGCGAGGCGTGA